A single region of the Salinibacter sp. 10B genome encodes:
- a CDS encoding ABC transporter permease — protein MLRFLNLAAAALLFLHGLVHLLGTAVYLRLAELPEFPYKTTLLNGYWDLGPAGIRIFGILWAGAAIGLWVGALAFLLDWPNWRVLLVGVTLFSVVLTALDWTVAYAGLIVNVGILAALFLAPRL, from the coding sequence ATGCTTCGGTTCCTGAACCTGGCCGCCGCGGCCCTGCTTTTTCTTCACGGCCTCGTCCACCTCTTAGGCACCGCTGTATACCTCCGGCTCGCCGAGCTCCCCGAGTTTCCATACAAGACGACTCTGCTCAATGGATACTGGGACCTGGGCCCGGCGGGCATCCGAATATTCGGAATCCTCTGGGCCGGAGCCGCCATCGGACTTTGGGTCGGGGCCCTGGCCTTCCTCTTGGATTGGCCGAACTGGCGTGTTCTTCTCGTTGGGGTAACGCTCTTTTCTGTGGTCCTGACCGCCCTGGACTGGACCGTGGCTTACGCCGGCCTCATCGTGAACGTGGGCATTTTGGCTGCCCTTTTCCTCGCTCCGCGCCTGTAG